Proteins from a single region of Carassius gibelio isolate Cgi1373 ecotype wild population from Czech Republic chromosome B15, carGib1.2-hapl.c, whole genome shotgun sequence:
- the LOC127973114 gene encoding signal recognition particle receptor subunit beta yields the protein MDEKIHIDLEDFSEEQFMESFLKEIQSEEGVFILGILVSLALVLLTIVFFGNFWGSSKARTAVLLLGLCDSGKTLLFTRLLLGKFVRTQTSITESSATYKSKNDRGGSWTLVDVPGHESLRVQIVEKYKALARAVVFVVDSSVFQKDIRDVAEFLYSILTDNVVAKNAPTLVVACNKQDITMAKSAKLIQQQLEKEMNTLRVTRSAALSSQDGADGGSVYLGKRGRDFEFSQLPGRVEFIECSARGSKEDGDADIEALEKCLAKL from the exons ATGGACGAGAAGATTCATATAGATCTGGAGGATTTCTCCGAGGAGCAGTTCATGGAGAGCTTCCTGAAAGAGATTCAGAGTGAAGAAGGCGTCTTCATCCTCGGGATATTAGTGTCTCTAGCGCTCGTGCTGCTCACCATCG TGTTTTTTGGGAATTTCTGGGGCTCCAGTAAAGCGAGGACCGCTGTGCTGCTGTTGGGACTCTGTGACTCCGGGAAAACTCTTCTGTTCACTCGA TTATTGCTAGGGAAGTTTGTAAGAACACAGACGTCCATCACAGAGAGCAGCGCCACATACAAGAGCAAAAATGACAGA GGTGGCAGCTGGACTCTTGTTGATGTTCCTGGTCATGAAAGTTTAAGAGTTCAGATTGTGGAGAAGTACAAGGCCCTGGCTCG AGCAGTTGTGTTTGTGGTGGACAGCAGCGTCTTCCAGAAGGACATCAGAGACGTGGCTGAGTTTCTCTACTCCATCCTCACAGACAACGTGGTGGCAAAAAATGCCCCGACACTTGTGGTAGCCTGCAACAAACAAG ATATCACTATGGCGAAATCAGCTAAATTAATTCAGCAGCAGTTGGAGAAGGAGAT GAATACTCTGAGAGTGACGCGCTCCGCTGCTCTCTCCTCTCAGGACGGGGCTGATGGGGGATCTGTGTATCTGGGGAAGAGAGGCAGAGATTTTGAGTTCTCTCAGCTGCCCGGTCGAGTGGAGTTCATCGAGTGCAGCGCACGAGGAAGTAAAGAAGATGGAGATGCTGACATCGAAGCTCTGGAGAAGTGCCTGGCCAAGCTCTGA
- the wdr53 gene encoding WD repeat-containing protein 53, protein MAHTWAGGHSTAVLCAGVSSESESVVVTGAEGGELTLWTHDGSPVSKLHLGAGDDVTSLAFSPSSPCVLYASHGRTVSALDTRNLKTAVTELTDVGEEEINCVSVNPSGALLAAADDSGAVRVIDLQLETVIRTLRKHHNICSSVTFRPHRPQSLVSAGLDMQVMLWNLPKVRPLWTYSLQHTQGEDAGPQRAGQMFNPPLAHCVDVTSCGDLLACAAEDGFIHLLRVSEDSRLRERGMFKAHCQGASQAHFISFLSHPYWLATGGNDGLVALWDLSENALVANERKNKSRKKKAKARAKAASGAQHQKQQMSGEEAEAGSASETHGKPEPKRSFNHGEKVNWVCPAVLKGKPSLLVTDQSPNPSVYSLDEL, encoded by the exons ATGGCACACACATGGGCCGGGGGTCACTCCACGGCTGTGCTCTGTGCTGGAGTCTCCTCTGAGTCTGAGTCTGTGGTGGTCACCGGAGCGGAGGGAGGAGAGCTGACCCTGTGGACTCATGATGGGTCACCAGTCTCTAAACTGCACCTGGGCGCTGGAGATGATGTCACAAGTCTGGCTTTCTCACCGTCGAGCCCCTGCGTGCTGTACGCCTCTCACGGACGCACGGTTAGTGCACTAGACACCAGGAACCTGAAGACGGCCGTGACGGAGCTGACAGACGTGGGCGAGGAGGAGATCAACTGTGTGTCTGTGAACCCGAGCGGGGCTCTGCTCGCTGCTGCTGACGACTCTGGAGCCGTGAGGGTCATCGACCTCCAGCTGGAGACAGTCATCCGCACGCTGAGGAAACACCACAACATCTGCTCGTCCGTGACCTTCCGACCTCACCGGCCTCAGAGTTTAGTGTCTGCAGGCCTCGACATGCAG GTGATGCTGTGGAACCTGCCAAAGGTGCGTCCGCTCTGGACCTACAGTCTGCAGCACACACAGGGAGAAGACGCTGGTCCTCAGAGAGCGGGCCAGATGTTCAACCCTCCTCTCGCACACTGTGTTGATGTCACGTCCTGCGGTGACCTGCTGGCCTGTGCTGCTGAGGATGGCTTCATACACCTCCTGCGGGTGTCTGAGGACTCCAGGCTCAGGGAACGAGGGATGTTCAAGGCTCACTGTCAGGGAGCATCACAGGCTCACTTCATCAGCTTCCTGTCCCATCCGTACTGGCTGGCCACCGGAGGAAACGACGGCCTCGTGGCTCTCTGGGACCTCAGTGAAAATGCTCTGGTGGCCAATGAGAGGAAGAACAAAAGTCGCAAGAAGAAAGCTAAAGCCAGAGCGAAGGCAGCGTCTGGAGCTCAACACCAGAAACAACAGATGAGCGGCGAGGAAGCAGAAGCTGGCAGTGCTTCAGAGACACATGGGAAACCCGAACCAAAACGGTCTTTTAATCACGGGGAGAAGGTGAACTGGGTTTGTCCAGCTGTGTTAAAGGGAAAGCCGAGTCTGCTGGTAACAGACCAAAGCCCCAATCCATCGGTGTATTCACTGGATGAACTATAA
- the panx1a gene encoding pannexin-1a, which translates to MAIAHAATDYVFTDFVLKEPASENRYRGIRLELALDKMVTCVAVGLPLLLISLAFAQEVSVGTQISCFSPTKFSWRQAAYVDSFCWAAVQTQDTGGLPLWLHKFFPYVLLLVAVSVYLPALYWRFTGAPVLSSDLTFIMEELDRSYNRAVKLSKCLYTAGKLDTESARMDSHSSVRDLTESYFKYPLVEQYLRTKRFSRGLLIRYLLCRTITFLALVLACIYLCFYIHLSFTDEFQCDIRTGAVLNDSSVPPAMQCKLVAVGIFQLLSYINLCVYLLLVPLCLYAMLVPFRRTLGFLKPYEMLPTIGVMQFGPVTWDDQALYLLFLEENLSELKSYKCLKVLELLKEQGEDSFDALQLLQTLGQVKTDVVDGRLTGKDQKINSTNNGDIEMKEVSPLLQDAGVRSPDGEKVVRQRVI; encoded by the exons ATGGCGATAGCGCACGCCGCCACAGACTATGTGTTCACGGACTTCGTGCTGAAGGAGCCCGCCTCAGAGAACCGCTACAGAGGCATCCGTCTGGAGCTGGCCCTGGATAAGATGGTGACCTGTGTGGCTGTGGGACTGCCCCTGCTGCTCATCTCTCTCGCCTTCGCCCAGGAGGTGTCTGTCg GTACACAGATTAGTTGTTTCTCCCCGACGAAGTTCTCGTGGCGTCAGGCAGCGTATGTGGATTCGTTCTGCTGGGCTGCAGTGCAGACACAGGACACAGGAGGACTGCCGCTGTGGCTGCACAAG TTCTTCCCTTATGTGCTGCTGCTGGTGGCAGTATCAGTTTATTTGCCGGCGTTGTATTGGCGCTTCACAGGAGCTCCAGTGCTTTCTTCTGATCTGACCTTTATAATGGAAGAACTGGATCGGTCCTATAACAGAGCCGTCAAACTGTCGAAATGCCTTTACACAGCAGGAAAACTGGACACCGAGTCAGCCCGCATGGACTCACACAG ctcTGTGAGAGATCTTACCGAGAGCTACTTTAAATATCCTCTGGTGGAGCAGTACCTGAGGACCAAGCGCTTCTCTCGAGGATTACTGATCCGATACCTCCTCTGCCGCACCATCACTTTCCTGGCCCTCGTGCTAGCCTGCATCTACCTCTGCTTTTACATCCATCTCTCCTTCACAGATGAGTTTCAATGTGACATCCGCACCGGAGCGGTTCTCAACGACTCCTCAGTTCCTCCGGCCATGCAGTGCAAGCTAGTCGCTGTGGGCATTTTTCAGCTCCTGAGCTACATCAATCTGTGTGTGTATCTGCTGCTGGTGCCATTGTGCTTGTACGCCATGTTGGTTCCGTTCAGAAGGACCTTGGGCTTCTTGAAACCCTATGAGATGTTACCCACTATAGGGGTAATGCAGTTTGGACCGGTGACCTGGGATGATCAAGCACTCTACCTGCTGTTTCTGGAGGAGAACCTCAGTGAGCTGAAGAGTTATAAGTGTCTGAAG GTGTTGGAGTTGTTAAAAGAGCAGGGAGAGGACTCGTTTGACGCCTTGCAGCTGTTGCAGACTCTTGGACAGGTTAAGACCGATGTGGTGGACGGCAGATTGACAGGAAAGGACCAGAAAATCAACAGCACCAACAATGGTGACATTGAAATGAAAG aGGTCTCTCCTCTGCTGCAGGATGCTGGCGTGAGAAGTCCTGATGGAGAGAAGGTTGTGCGTCAGAGGGTGATCTGA